A segment of the Aureliella helgolandensis genome:
CTTCCAAGGTAGACACCGCTCGGCCAATCGTCAGGTATCGTTAGCGACGCACTGGCTGCCCACTCACATTCTCGAATCCGCTTGTCTCCAACTTCAGGCAATTTCTGCGGACGACCTTCGAAGGGGCCCAGCGTAGTCATTAATCGCGCGCCTCGCCCCGAGTAATAGCCCGTTCGAAATATTTCAATTTTGAAGCGTTGAATTGGATCTGTCGAAACGAAGAACTCTAATTGTTCTCCTGCCTGCACACTTTGCTTGGAACAATAGCCTTCGATCGGAGGACTCCTGAGACCGCCGGTCTTGTCGAGTCGGACACGCGTCAATTGCCAATCCTTGGCTCCAACCTTAGCATTCTCCTCTTGGATCAATGGATTGGCTGTAGGAGCAGGCGTTTGACTGGCTGGTCCCAGATCCTGCGCTTGCGCATGGAAGCCGAAGGGCACCATAGCACTGGCCAATGACGCGGCAGCAACATCCTTGAGGACGTCTCGACGATGAAGTTCAGGCTTGTTCTTAGGGATCACGTGATTCTCGCCTTATATCAAATTTCAAGTGAAGCGATTTCTTCCCCCGGTCGTGCGAGGCGTACCCAATAGAGTACCATCTAGTTCCTCGCAGATGGCCGACTAGTTTCTAACGACGCACGGCGTGAAACTAGACGCGATCGATCACAGTCCCTCTCCAACCTTGGAAAATCCCCGTGAGTATCGATGATGTCCAATTGATTTTTGCATTCTTGTTTTCGGTCACCATCCTTATTGTCTTGATCTCACGATTTTCCCTATCGCCTTTCGTATCACTCATTGTGGCGACAATCGTGCTTTCCTGCTCTGCAGGGCTTGATTTAGGCGAAGCTTGGCAGCACTTTTCGGGAGGCGTGGGCGGCGTACTCAGCTCAACCGCCATGGTCATAGGACTGGGGGCGATGACCGGAATTTTGCTGCAACGCTCCGGAGGAGCCGAAGTCATCGCCAACCGAATGGTGGGGCTCCTAGGGGTCGATCGACTGGGGTGGTCAATGCTGGCCGTCGGCCTGCTAGTCGGCGTGGGAGTCTGGTTCACCGTGGGCCTCGTCTTGCTCGTCCCCATCGCGATCTCCTTGGCAAAAGTTGCGAGGGTCAGCTTACTCATACCCGCGATGTCCATGTTGGCAGGTCTATCGGCCATGCACGGCTTGGCTCCCCCGCATCCAGGTCCGCTCGTTGCAATCAATTTGCTCGAAGCCGATACCGGCCGCACCATCCTGTGGAGTCTACTGGTTGGCTCACTATCTGCAGCAATTGCAGGTCCTCTGTTCTGGCGTCTGTTCGAAGGCAAAATCTCCATGCCGGAATTCAGTAAAGCCCCAGCAGTTCCGGCTGAGAACAGCGATGCAACTCCTCAATCCCGCGCCGAAGAGGTCCCAAAGCAAGTTGGCTTAGGGGCTTCCTTGTTGGTGATTGCATTGCCCATTTTGCTCATGTTGATCGGGAGTTTTGTCGAGGAACCACTCGCCTCTTCTGGCTTTGGGTGGAGTCGAATAGCCATGGCGCTACGCGCACTGGGGACTCCCACTATCGCCATGTTGATCGGTCTTCTGCTGGCATATTTTCAGTTAGGCGTCCGCAGTGGATTTTCGCGGAAGGCGATCTCTCAAATGACCGAAGAGAGCCTCTTCCCGGTAGCCAACGTATTGCTAGTTGTGGGAGCTGGAGCTGGATACAGCAAGGTGCTCATTGCCTGCGGAGTGGGCGACACGCTGGCATCCATGGCACAGCAAATCCCTGTTGATACGATGATTTTAGGATGGTTGATCGCAGCTGCCTTTCGCGTCACAACCGGATCGGCGACCACCGCCATTACGGCCGCTGGGGGAATTGTCAGCGTCATGGTTGCGGGAGACGCTTCGATCAACCGCGAACTCCTTGTCCTCGCACTTGGCGCGGGCTCCCTGACACTCTCCCATGTGAACGATGGTGGATTCTGGTTCGTCAAAGAGCTCTTTGCTCTGACCGTCCCTCAAACTTTGAAAACGTGGACAGTGCTCGAAACCGTGCTGTCACTCGTTGCGTTGCTTATTGTCTTGCTACTCAATTACTTGGTTTAGGTTCCTATGTGGATATTTGATGCTCACCTTGATTTAGCCATGAACGCGATTGAATGGAATCGCGACCTGACTCAACCCCTCGACGCGATCCGCGCAACAGAACAGCACCTGAGCGACAAGATGGATCGCGGGCGTGGAACAACCAGCTTGCCTGAAATGCGTTCTGGCGGGATCCTCGGATGCGTGGCTACACTCATCGCCCGCGTCGAACACGACGCCTTCAGCCCCGTACAAGGCTGGCGTTCGGCAGCCCAAGCATGGGGTATGACCCAAGCCCAGCGAGCTTGGTACCGCTGTATGGAAGAGTCTGGCGAGATGCGACTGATCTGCGATGCCGCCAGCCTACAAGCGCACCGCGACTGTGCCGAAAACGCCACCTCCGAATCCCAGCGTGAAGCTGCCCCGATCGGCTTCCTGTTGAGCCTCGAAGGTGCCGACGCTCTCGTGAACCTCGATTACCTCCATCGCCTCCATGCAGACGGTTTACGTGCCGTCGGACCAGCCCATTACGGTCCAGGACGCTACGCTTTCGGCACCAACTCGGACGGTTCTCTAGGAGACATGGGGCGCAGCCTGTTGCGGGAAATGGACAGCCTAAACATGATTCTGGATGTCACCCATCTCTGTGACACATGCTTCTGGGAAGCCCTGGAAATATACGAGGGTCCCATTTGGGCCAGCCATCAGAATTGTCGAGCACTGGTGCCACACAACCGGCAGTTTAGCGATGAGCAATTTCAAGCACTGTTTGCTCGCGGCGCTGTGATTGGCGCCGCAATGGACGCCTGGATGCTGACCCCCGATTGGGTACGTGGCACCTCGACGCCTGAACAGCACGGGGTCACGCTAGAATCCGTTGCCGACCATATCGACCATCTTTGCCAACTGTCGGGCAGCGACATTCATTGTGGCATCGGCACCGATTTAGATGGTGCCTATGGCAACGAACAGACGCCGGCCGACGTCAAGCGCATCGCGGATGTACGCAAGCTAATCGACGTCCTGGAGCGCCGCGGCTACAACGCTGACGCTCTCCAGCGAATTGCTTCAGGGAATTTCATGCGATTCCTGGAGAACGTTTTTCAGTAGCGTGTGCCTGACAAGCTCATCGACTTGGCGAAGAGTTCTCTGATTCCAGTGGGCGGCCGCGCTGCCACGCTAAACGGGGTGAGGCCCGCCGAACAACCTCTCGTCCGACTAGCCTACTGAGCTTCGCGGCGAACTTCGTATTGATAGTGAGGCTTCGTCGCCTTACTTAGCACCCAAGCGGGTCGATGGGCAAATGCCTGGTAGACCGCTTCGGCTTGCGCGTGATCGTAGCCACCTCGATGGGCGTAAACCAGATATCGCAACCTTAGTGGCGCATCGGGAAGAATCGTAGTACCCGATTCAAGACTAACCGCAGCCCCCATCCAGCCATCTTTGCGAACATGCCAGGGAGTCGGGAAATGAAGGTTGCTCGGATGATCGAAACAGGTGATCCCCTCGGTTACCACTGTGCGTGATTCGCCTTCACTGGAAGCCACCGAGCCGCTGTAGTCCATCCAACGGGCGGACTTGCCAAAGATCTCAGGTTCACCGACTTGCCCCTCACTGTTGGATAGCGTGCCTTCACCGAACAAGCTGGAGACCCCTTTGGCAACGCGAATTGCCAAAAATCCAAAGTTATTCTGTTCCAATTCGATCGGCGTTCCGCTGGCTGGCGTTTTGAAAGTGGTTTGAATTTCGAGCGCGTATTCATCATTTTCCAACGGAATAATGGCTGCAATCAAATCTTGATGCATCACTTCGCTTCCGTCGGCTGCGTACCATCCCAGTGCGGAAGCCATGCTGGCTTCTTGCTCCCCATCGGTGTACGCGTACCACTGCTTCCGCCGAATCGTGGTCCCCGTTGCATTGCCCCAAAAGTTGAGCCCATTCACTTTGTGATTAGCAAACCAAATCGATTGGTGATGATCGTGATCGGGAGCCCCCGGGTGTCCCATACGCGTCAACAGCCCACCGGATGGCCCGCGAAACGGAAAGAAGTAGGGACGCGGATAATCTTCACCGTAATTCCAACGAAAACGTTCTACCCCTTCGATCTGGAAGCTGACTTGATGGGAATCCATGGGAACGACTTCGCATCGTGGAAGCGTTGCGGCGGCGGCAGCAGGCTGGTTGGATTGCGCTGCTGCAGTCTCCGCGTTTACGCAGTTCAAACTACATGCGATGAGCACGGTGCCAAGACCGAAGTGAAACAACCGCAGGAAGCCAACATCGAGTGAGCAAAAAATCCGCATCGCAATTCAACAGCTTAAAAGTGGTGAGCCCAAGGATAAGGCCTAAAGGAAAGACAATCTGAAAAAGGATTGTAGCCTATCACGAGTCGTACGTTGCAAGCACTGCAGTCTTCCACTCCAGTCTTTTTCCACAGCGCGCAAGTGCCGCTGCGCGCAAGCAACCGCCCGTGGGCTCAGGCAGCCCCAATCTTCATGGAGCCCTTGGAGAATGGAGCCCTTGAAAAAACTCGCCCGATACCCTGTGCGGAGATTTACTACATGCCACCCCATCAACACTCACAGCTCACTAACACATGGACCGCGCGGCTCCCCAATAGTGTGCCAAGTAGAATTGCAGTTTGTGATCGACTAGACTTACGGTGCGTATACGTTTTCAGATGTTGAACGATTGATTTCTTAAGTAATGTGAGTTTCTAGATGAAGTGGCGGTCCTCGACCTTTTTACTAGTGTTCTTGGCACTATTCGCGCCCATTCGGCTCAGCGCTGCTGAATTGGATAAGCGGGACGAACCCTTGCCGGTAACCGTAGCTGCGGAGAGCATGTCACCTCCCGATGGGTTTCAGGTCTCGCTGTTTGCGGGTGAGCCGGATGTCGTGCAGCCCATTGCCATGACTTTCGATCGTCGAGGTCGAATGTGGGTGGTTGAGTGCCTGTCGTATCCCCAGTGGACCGACGATGGCACTGGCCATGATCGTGTGACAATTCTTGAGGACACCGATGGCGATGGTCGCCACGATAAACGAACCGT
Coding sequences within it:
- a CDS encoding GntT/GntP/DsdX family permease; translation: MSIDDVQLIFAFLFSVTILIVLISRFSLSPFVSLIVATIVLSCSAGLDLGEAWQHFSGGVGGVLSSTAMVIGLGAMTGILLQRSGGAEVIANRMVGLLGVDRLGWSMLAVGLLVGVGVWFTVGLVLLVPIAISLAKVARVSLLIPAMSMLAGLSAMHGLAPPHPGPLVAINLLEADTGRTILWSLLVGSLSAAIAGPLFWRLFEGKISMPEFSKAPAVPAENSDATPQSRAEEVPKQVGLGASLLVIALPILLMLIGSFVEEPLASSGFGWSRIAMALRALGTPTIAMLIGLLLAYFQLGVRSGFSRKAISQMTEESLFPVANVLLVVGAGAGYSKVLIACGVGDTLASMAQQIPVDTMILGWLIAAAFRVTTGSATTAITAAGGIVSVMVAGDASINRELLVLALGAGSLTLSHVNDGGFWFVKELFALTVPQTLKTWTVLETVLSLVALLIVLLLNYLV
- a CDS encoding DUF6807 domain-containing protein; this translates as MRIFCSLDVGFLRLFHFGLGTVLIACSLNCVNAETAAAQSNQPAAAAATLPRCEVVPMDSHQVSFQIEGVERFRWNYGEDYPRPYFFPFRGPSGGLLTRMGHPGAPDHDHHQSIWFANHKVNGLNFWGNATGTTIRRKQWYAYTDGEQEASMASALGWYAADGSEVMHQDLIAAIIPLENDEYALEIQTTFKTPASGTPIELEQNNFGFLAIRVAKGVSSLFGEGTLSNSEGQVGEPEIFGKSARWMDYSGSVASSEGESRTVVTEGITCFDHPSNLHFPTPWHVRKDGWMGAAVSLESGTTILPDAPLRLRYLVYAHRGGYDHAQAEAVYQAFAHRPAWVLSKATKPHYQYEVRREAQ
- a CDS encoding dipeptidase, producing the protein MWIFDAHLDLAMNAIEWNRDLTQPLDAIRATEQHLSDKMDRGRGTTSLPEMRSGGILGCVATLIARVEHDAFSPVQGWRSAAQAWGMTQAQRAWYRCMEESGEMRLICDAASLQAHRDCAENATSESQREAAPIGFLLSLEGADALVNLDYLHRLHADGLRAVGPAHYGPGRYAFGTNSDGSLGDMGRSLLREMDSLNMILDVTHLCDTCFWEALEIYEGPIWASHQNCRALVPHNRQFSDEQFQALFARGAVIGAAMDAWMLTPDWVRGTSTPEQHGVTLESVADHIDHLCQLSGSDIHCGIGTDLDGAYGNEQTPADVKRIADVRKLIDVLERRGYNADALQRIASGNFMRFLENVFQ